From a region of the Anaerolineae bacterium genome:
- a CDS encoding GNAT family N-acetyltransferase — protein sequence MLPRISTKIPELTLRFATELDVPLVLDFIKKLAEYEKRLAEVVADETILHASLFGQRQVAEVMIADYNDEPVGFALFFHNFSTFLGRPGIYVEDIYIDPPMRGKGIGRAMLAYLARLAQERQCGRLDWSVLDWNEPAINFYKKLGAVPQQEWTIYRVTGEALHRLAQEF from the coding sequence ATGCTGCCAAGAATTTCAACAAAAATACCTGAACTGACTTTGCGTTTTGCCACAGAACTTGATGTGCCCCTGGTCCTTGACTTTATCAAAAAACTGGCCGAATATGAAAAGCGCCTGGCTGAAGTTGTGGCCGATGAAACCATACTCCACGCCTCGTTGTTTGGCCAGCGGCAGGTAGCCGAAGTGATGATTGCCGATTACAATGATGAGCCGGTTGGTTTTGCCCTATTTTTCCACAATTTTTCTACCTTCCTGGGGCGGCCGGGGATTTACGTGGAGGATATTTACATTGACCCACCTATGCGCGGCAAAGGCATTGGCCGGGCCATGTTAGCCTATCTGGCGCGATTGGCCCAAGAACGCCAATGTGGCCGCCTGGATTGGAGCGTGCTCGATTGGAATGAACCGGCTATCAATTTCTACAAAAAATTGGGGGCAGTGCCTCAGCAGGAATGGACCATCTACCGGGTTACCGGTGAGG